A genomic segment from Gaiellales bacterium encodes:
- a CDS encoding sigma-70 family RNA polymerase sigma factor, giving the protein MNEPRVRLMIESADDRGLLAEEELQAVAVDLELDEEDLEALTAELTEQGVEIVPTAEAGEAASAPVAVPAAVAAAAPSGPTDSLDRYLHDISRHPLLTKEDEQRLAKLVEQGDPVAKRRMIESNLRLVVSVAKRYRGHGVPFLDLIQEGTIGLVRAVEKFDWRRDLKFSTYATWWIRQAVQRAVANQSRTIRLPVHVSERVRRVDATRASLEARLGRDVTDDEVAKASGVAVPDVVDARSLPRTSSMHTPVGDDGDSEMGDMIADETAPKAEELVEETLRKEMLLTGLEHLSERKRRILELRFGLDGSDPQNYDVIGRAVGLTRERVRQLEADALNQLAALNEIQGLRSEAA; this is encoded by the coding sequence ATGAATGAGCCGCGTGTGCGGCTGATGATCGAGTCGGCCGATGATCGCGGGCTCCTCGCGGAGGAGGAGCTCCAGGCGGTGGCGGTCGATCTCGAGCTGGATGAAGAGGATCTCGAGGCGCTGACGGCCGAGCTGACCGAGCAGGGCGTCGAGATCGTGCCCACCGCCGAGGCCGGCGAAGCCGCTTCGGCCCCTGTCGCCGTGCCCGCGGCCGTGGCAGCCGCCGCGCCGTCCGGCCCGACCGACAGCCTCGACCGCTACCTGCACGACATCTCCCGCCATCCGCTGCTCACCAAGGAGGACGAGCAGCGCCTGGCCAAGCTCGTCGAGCAGGGTGACCCGGTCGCCAAGCGGCGCATGATCGAGTCGAACCTGCGGCTGGTCGTGTCCGTCGCGAAGCGCTATCGGGGCCACGGCGTGCCGTTCCTCGACCTGATCCAGGAGGGGACGATCGGGCTCGTCCGCGCAGTCGAGAAGTTCGACTGGCGGCGCGACCTGAAGTTCTCGACCTACGCGACGTGGTGGATCCGGCAGGCCGTGCAGCGCGCGGTCGCCAACCAGTCGCGGACGATCCGGCTCCCGGTCCACGTGTCCGAGCGGGTGCGTCGGGTCGACGCCACCCGGGCGTCGCTCGAGGCGCGCCTCGGCCGCGACGTGACCGACGACGAGGTCGCCAAGGCCAGCGGCGTGGCCGTGCCCGACGTGGTCGACGCGCGCTCGCTGCCCCGCACGTCCTCGATGCACACGCCGGTCGGCGACGACGGCGACTCGGAGATGGGCGACATGATCGCCGACGAGACGGCCCCGAAGGCCGAGGAGCTCGTCGAGGAGACCCTCCGCAAGGAGATGCTGCTCACGGGCCTCGAGCACCTGTCGGAGCGCAAGCGGCGCATCCTCGAGCTGCGGTTCGGGCTCGACGGCAGCGACCCGCAGAACTACGACGTGATCGGCCGGGCGGTCGGACTGACGCGCGAGCGCGTCCGCCAGCTCGAGGCCGATGCGCTGAACCAGCTCGCAGCCCTGAACGAGATCCAGGGCCTGCGCAGCGAAGCAGCCTGA